In Spinacia oleracea cultivar Varoflay chromosome 5, BTI_SOV_V1, whole genome shotgun sequence, a single window of DNA contains:
- the LOC110795649 gene encoding protein FAR1-RELATED SEQUENCE 5-like, with protein MWTCECYSVPERKQTVSCDEGSDLLVLVGSGVHKSNKCECPVHVFSSVNEIGQWIICRSVMGHANHHPTPGKFRTIAAFRKQFIEDNPHIGREFKVCRKAGLRPNQVYNLMSTKRNGKEHMPFSQKDLHDYAAKLRKEKSEGGSARAMFTYFENMKDDNPDFFHVFRQADNGRLLDVLWVDARSRAGYEEFGDVVCFDTTYLTNQYRMPFANFVGVNHHGQSILLGCSLVSRETVDTFEWIFGHWLECMGGKAPIGILTDKDVAMRKALRSTMSQSCHRWCLWHITQKFCKKLGKNEEYLDLKEDLEHAIYDSLDADEFEMNWETMMERYTLSKIESVWLEG; from the coding sequence ATGTGGACGTGTGAGTGCTATAGTGTTCCCGAAAGAAAGCAGACGGTCAGTTGTGATGAAGGTTCTGATTTGCTGGTTCTTGTTGGCAGTGGTGTACACAAGTCAAATAAATGTGAATGTCCCGTTCATGTTTTTTCTAGTGTAAATGAGATAGGGCAGTGGATTATATGTAGATCAGTCATGGGACATGCAAATCACCACCCAACCCCGGGTAAGTTCCGAACAATTGCTGCCTTCCGGAAGCAGTTCATTGAAGATAATCCGCACATAGGTCGGGAATTTAAGGTGTGTAGGAAGGCTGGGTTGCGGCCAAATCAAGTGTATAATTTGATGTCAACCAAGAGGAATGGTAAAGAGCACATGCCCTTTTCGCAGAAGGATCTTCATGATTACGCTGCTAAACTGAGAAAGGAGAAGTCGGAAGGGGGAAGTGCTAGGGCGATGTTTACTTACTTTGAGAACATGAAAGACGATAATCCTGATTTTTTTCACGTGTTTAGGCAAGCTGACAATGGGCGCTTGCTAGATGTTCTTTGGGTTGATGCTCGTAGTAGAGCGGGCTATGAGGAGTTTGGTGATGTTGTATGCTTTGACACCACTTACTTGACCAATCAATATAGAATGCCGTTTGCGAATTTTGTAGGTGTAAATCACCATGGGCAAAGCATATTACTTGGATGTTCTTTGGTATCTCGTGAGACAGTCGACACCTTTGAGTGGATATTTGGTCATTGGTTGGAGTGTATGGGAGGTAAAGCACCCATTGGGATATTGACAGATAAGGATGTCGCTATGAGGAAGGCTTTAAGGTCAACCATGAGTCAATCATGTCATAGGTGGTGTCTATGGCACATTACGCAGAAATTTTGTAAGAAGCTCGGAAAGAATGAAGAGTACCTTGATTTGAAGGAAGATTTGGAGCATGCGATTTATGATAGTCTTGATGCtgatgaatttgaaatgaattgGGAAACTATGATGGAGCGGTATACCCTGTCAAagattgaatctgtttggcttgAAGGTTAG